A region of Arabidopsis thaliana chromosome 5, partial sequence DNA encodes the following proteins:
- the CIA2 gene encoding chloroplast import apparatus 2 (chloroplast import apparatus 2 (CIA2); CONTAINS InterPro DOMAIN/s: CCT domain (InterPro:IPR010402); BEST Arabidopsis thaliana protein match is: CCT motif family protein (TAIR:AT4G25990.1); Has 1820 Blast hits to 1799 proteins in 111 species: Archae - 0; Bacteria - 0; Metazoa - 6; Fungi - 7; Plants - 1718; Viruses - 0; Other Eukaryotes - 89 (source: NCBI BLink).) has translation MSACLSSGGGGAAAYSFELEKVKSPPPSSSTTTTRATSPSSTISESSNSPLAISTRKPRTQRKRPNQTYNEAATLLSTAYPNIFSSNLSSKQKTHSSSNSHFYGPLLSDNDDASDLLLPYESIEEPDFLFHPTIQTKTEFFSDQKEVNSGGDCYGGEIEKFDFSDEFDAESILDEDIEEGIDSIMGTVVESNSNSGIYESRVPGMINRGGRSSSNRIGKLEQMMMINSWNRSSNGFNFPLGLGLRSALRENDDTKLWKIHTVDFEQISPRIQTVKTETAISTVDEEKSDGKKVVISGEKSNKKKKKKKMTVTTTLITESKSLEDTEETSLKRTGPLLKLDYDGVLEAWSDKTSPFPDEIQGSEAVDVNARLAQIDLFGDSGMREASVLRYKEKRRTRLFSKKIRYQVRKLNADQRPRMKGRFVRRPNESTPSGQR, from the exons atgtcgGCGTGTTTAAGcagcggaggaggaggagcagcAGCATATAGTTTCGAGTTAGAAAAAGTGaaatcaccaccaccatcatcctcaacaacaacaacaagagcTACTTCACCATCATCAACAATCTCCGAATCATCAAATTCACCACTCGCAATCTCAACGAGAAAGCCAAGAACACAACGCAAAAGACCAAACCAGACTTACAACGAAGCAGCTACTCTTCTCTCTACTGCTTATCCCAACATCTTCTCCTCAAACTTGTCCTCTAAGCAAAAAACTCACTCTTCATCAAACTCTCACTTCTACGGGCCATTGCTTAGTGACAACGACGACGCTTCTGATTTGCTTCTTCCTTATGAATCAATCGAAGAACCtgattttctgtttcatcCAACGATTCAAACGAAAACAGAGTTTTTCTCAGACCAGAAGGAAGTTAACTCCGGTGGAGATTGCTACGGTGGTGAAATCGAAAAGTTTGATTTCTCCGACGAATTCGATGCTGAATCGATTCTCGATGAGGATATTGAAGAAGGAATCGATAGTATAATGGGGACTGTGGTGGAATCGAATTCAAATTCGGGGATTTATGAATCTAGGGTTCCGGGAATGATCAATCGCGGTGGAAGAAGTTCTTCTAATCGGATTGGTAAACTAgaacagatgatgatgatcaattCATGGAATCGAAGCTCTAACGGATTCAATTTCCCGTTAGGGCTTGGATTACGAAGTGCTCTCAGAGAAAACGACGACACAAAATTGTGGAAGATTCATACCGTTGATTTCGAACAGATCTCGCCGCGAATTCAAACTGTCAAAACCGAAACTGCAATCTCCACCGTTGATGAGGAGAAATCCGACGGTAAGAAGGTGGTAATCTCTGGAGAGAAGagtaataagaagaagaagaagaagaaaatgacgGTGACGACGACATTGATTACGGAATCGAAAAGCTTGGAAGATACGGAGGAGACGAGTTTGAAGAGAACAGGTCCGTTGTTGAAGCTTGATTACGACGGCGTTTTGGAAGCTTGGTCTGATAAAACGTCGCCGTTTCCCGACGAGATTCAGGGATCGGAAGCTGTCGATGTCAAT GCTAGATTAGCTCAGATTGATTTGTTCGGAGACAGTGGAATGCGAGAAGCAAGTGTTTTGAGGTACAAAGAGAAACGTCGAACTCGTCTTTTTTCGAAGAAAATTCGATACCAAGTTCGCAAACTCAATGCTGATCAACGTCCTCGAATGAAG GGACGATTCGTGAGAAGGCCCAATGAGAGCACTCCAAGTGGACAAAGATAA
- the PSD2 gene encoding phosphatidylserine decarboxylase 2 (phosphatidylserine decarboxylase 2 (PSD2); FUNCTIONS IN: phosphatidylserine decarboxylase activity; INVOLVED IN: N-terminal protein myristoylation, phospholipid biosynthetic process; LOCATED IN: plant-type vacuole membrane; EXPRESSED IN: 13 plant structures; EXPRESSED DURING: 8 growth stages; CONTAINS InterPro DOMAIN/s: EF-Hand 1, calcium-binding site (InterPro:IPR018247), EF-HAND 2 (InterPro:IPR018249), Phosphatidylserine decarboxylase-related (InterPro:IPR003817), Calcium-binding EF-hand (InterPro:IPR002048), C2 calcium/lipid-binding domain, CaLB (InterPro:IPR008973), EF-hand-like domain (InterPro:IPR011992), Phosphatidylserine decarboxylase (InterPro:IPR005221); BEST Arabidopsis thaliana protein match is: phosphatidylserine decarboxylase 3 (TAIR:AT4G25970.1); Has 3739 Blast hits to 3658 proteins in 1335 species: Archae - 3; Bacteria - 2361; Metazoa - 260; Fungi - 489; Plants - 195; Viruses - 0; Other Eukaryotes - 431 (source: NCBI BLink).): MGNGNSREAKESRRSRLRHKLQKFRIHRRHLRSSRNSAGMVIQRTVSAEDFSGIALLTLIGAEMKFKDKWLACVSFGEQTFRTEISDTTQKPIWNSEKKLLLEKNGPSLARVSVFETNRVARNKIIGYCELDIFDFVVQEPESTCKSFNLLDPTSSNVVGSIFLSCAIEDPVETERRFAKRILSIVDYNEDGQLSFSEFSDLIKAFGNLVAANKKEELFKAADLNGDGVVTIDELAALLALQQEQEPIINNCPVCGEALQVSDKLNAMIHMTLCFDEGTGNQVMTGGFLTDRQASYGWMFKLSEWTHLSTYDVGLNTGSSASYIVVIDRKSKRLVEELIDSKIVLSMRAIYQSKIGLRLMDQGAKEILQRLSEKQGKKMSSVESAQKIPRFLEFFKDQINMAEVKYPLQHFKTFNEFFIRELKPGARPIACMNRNDVAVCAADCRLMAFQSVEDSTRFWIKGKKFSIRGLLGKNVNPNAFLDGSLVIFRLAPQDYHRFHVPVSGVIEQFVDVSGSLYTVNPIAVNSKYCNVFTENKRTVAIISTAEFGKVAFVAIGATMVGSINFVRKEGEHVKKGDELGYFSFGGSTVICVFEKDAIGIDNDLLVNSGRSLETLVSVGMQLGVSTRTFARSTLI; this comes from the exons ATGGGAAACGGAAACTCAAGGGAGGCTAAGGAATCGAGACGGTCAAGGCTACGACATAAGCTACAAAAGTTTCGCATTCACCGTCGTCATCTTCGTAGTTCTCGAAACTCGGCAGGAATGGTGATACAACGAACTGTTTCCGCCGAGGATTTCTCCGGCATTGCGCTTCTCACTCTCATTGGC gCGGAAATGAAGTTTAAGGACAAGTGGCTCGCTTGTGTTTCTTTCGGTGAACAGACTTTCAGAACTGAAATCTCAGATAC TACACAGAAGCCAATTTGGAACTCA gagaagaagcttttgttGGAGAAAAATGGACCAAGTCTTGCTAGGGTCTCAGTATTTGAG ACCAATAGGGTAGCGAGGAACAAAATCATCGGTTATTGTGAGCTTGATATATTCGATTTTGTAGTGCAG GAACCTGAGTCGACTTGTAAGTCATTTAACTTGTTAGATCCCACATCATCCAATGTTGTTGGCTCCATTTTCCTTTCTTGCGCTATTGAG GATCCTGTTGAAACTGAGAGGCGGTTTGCAAAGCGTATCTTGTCCATAGTG GACTACAATGAAGATGGACAACTCTCGTTTTCGGAGTTCTCTGATCTAATAAAGGCTTTTGGAAACTTAGTGGCTGCGAACAAG AAAGAGGAGTTGTTTAAAGCTGCTGACCTGAATGGGGACGGTGTTGTGACGATTGACGAGTTAGCTGcgcttcttgctcttcaacAAGAACA AGAGCCAATTATAAACAATTGTCCGGTGTGTGGTGAGGCTCTTCAGGTCTCTGACAAGCTCAACGCGATGATTCATATGACTCTTTGTTTTGACGAAGGAACGGGTAATCAAGTGATGACCGGAGGGTTTTTGACTGATAGACAAGCTTCTTATGG ATGGATGTTCAAACTAAGTGAATGGACACACTTATCAACTTATGACGTTGGTTTGAATACTGGTTCAAGTGCTTCATATATTGTG GTAATTGACCGGAAGAGTAAAAGACTTGTGGAAGAGTTGATTGATTCAAAGATTGTTCTGTCCATGAGAGCTATTTACCAGTCAAAAATTGGACTAAGACTTATGGATCAAG gGGCAAAGGAGATTCTGCAGAGACTTTCTGAGAAGCAGGGGAAGAAAATGAGCTCAGTTGAATCCGCACAAAAAATACCACGCTTTCTCGAGTTCTTTAAG GATCAAATAAACATGGCTGAAGTCAAGTATCCTCTGCAGCATTTTAAG ACGTTCAATGAGTTCTTTATCCGAGAGTTGAAACCTGGTGCAAGACCAATTGCTTGCATGAACCGCAATGATGTTGCTGTATGTGCCGCTGATTGTCGATTAATGGCATTTCAGTCGGTGGAAGATAGTACCAGATTCTGGATCAAG GGCAAAAAGTTTTCAATAAGAGGCCTCCTTGGGAAGAATGTGAATCCAAATGCCTTCCTTGATGGATCTTTGGTTATATTCAGACTAGCACCACAG GATTATCATCGGTTTCATGTCCCTGTCTCTGGAGTCATTGAACAGTTTGTGGATGTTTCTGGAAGCTTATATACA GTTAATCCAATTGCGGTCAATAGCAAGTACTGTAATGTATTCACGGAAAATAAACGAACCGTTGCAATTATATCAACAGCAGAATTTGGAAAG GTTGCTTTTGTTGCAATCGGTGCAACAATGGTTGGTAGCATAAATTTTGTTAGAAAGGAAGGAGAGCATGTGAAGAAAGGAGATGAA CTTGGTTATTTTTCGTTTGGTGGAAGCACAGTTATATGTGTCTTTGAAAAG GACGCGATCGGGATCGATAATGATCTCTTGGTTAACAGTGGTAGGTCTTTAGAGACATTAGTGAGTGTTGGAATGCAATTAGGTGTCTCCACAAGGACATTTGCTAGGTCTACATTGATCTGA
- the PSD2 gene encoding phosphatidylserine decarboxylase 2, which yields MGNGNSREAKESRRSRLRHKLQKFRIHRRHLRSSRNSAGMVIQRTVSAEDFSGIALLTLIGAEMKFKDKWLACVSFGEQTFRTEISDTTQKPIWNSEKKLLLEKNGPSLARVSVFETNRVARNKIIGYCELDIFDFVVQEPESTCKSFNLLDPTSSNVVGSIFLSCAIEDPVETERRFAKRILSIVDYNEDGQLSFSEFSDLIKAFGNLVAANKKEELFKAADLNGDGVVTIDELAALLALQQEQEPIINNCPVCGEALQVSDKLNAMIHMTLCFDEGTGNQVMTGGFLTDRQASYGWMFKLSEWTHLSTYDVGLNTGSSASYIVVIDRKSKRLVEELIDSKIVLSMRAIYQSKIGLRLMDQGAKEILQRLSEKQGKKMSSVESAQKIPRFLEFFKDQINMAEVKYPLQHFKTFNEFFIRELKPGARPIACMNRNDVAVCAADCRLMAFQSVEDSTRFWIKGKKFSIRGLLGKNVNPNAFLDGSLVIFRLAPQDYHRFHVPVSGVIEQFVDVSGSLYTVNPIAVNSKYCNVFTENKRTVAIISTAEFGKVAFVAIGATMVGSINFVRKEGEHVKKGDEVSSFNFS from the exons ATGGGAAACGGAAACTCAAGGGAGGCTAAGGAATCGAGACGGTCAAGGCTACGACATAAGCTACAAAAGTTTCGCATTCACCGTCGTCATCTTCGTAGTTCTCGAAACTCGGCAGGAATGGTGATACAACGAACTGTTTCCGCCGAGGATTTCTCCGGCATTGCGCTTCTCACTCTCATTGGC gCGGAAATGAAGTTTAAGGACAAGTGGCTCGCTTGTGTTTCTTTCGGTGAACAGACTTTCAGAACTGAAATCTCAGATAC TACACAGAAGCCAATTTGGAACTCA gagaagaagcttttgttGGAGAAAAATGGACCAAGTCTTGCTAGGGTCTCAGTATTTGAG ACCAATAGGGTAGCGAGGAACAAAATCATCGGTTATTGTGAGCTTGATATATTCGATTTTGTAGTGCAG GAACCTGAGTCGACTTGTAAGTCATTTAACTTGTTAGATCCCACATCATCCAATGTTGTTGGCTCCATTTTCCTTTCTTGCGCTATTGAG GATCCTGTTGAAACTGAGAGGCGGTTTGCAAAGCGTATCTTGTCCATAGTG GACTACAATGAAGATGGACAACTCTCGTTTTCGGAGTTCTCTGATCTAATAAAGGCTTTTGGAAACTTAGTGGCTGCGAACAAG AAAGAGGAGTTGTTTAAAGCTGCTGACCTGAATGGGGACGGTGTTGTGACGATTGACGAGTTAGCTGcgcttcttgctcttcaacAAGAACA AGAGCCAATTATAAACAATTGTCCGGTGTGTGGTGAGGCTCTTCAGGTCTCTGACAAGCTCAACGCGATGATTCATATGACTCTTTGTTTTGACGAAGGAACGGGTAATCAAGTGATGACCGGAGGGTTTTTGACTGATAGACAAGCTTCTTATGG ATGGATGTTCAAACTAAGTGAATGGACACACTTATCAACTTATGACGTTGGTTTGAATACTGGTTCAAGTGCTTCATATATTGTG GTAATTGACCGGAAGAGTAAAAGACTTGTGGAAGAGTTGATTGATTCAAAGATTGTTCTGTCCATGAGAGCTATTTACCAGTCAAAAATTGGACTAAGACTTATGGATCAAG gGGCAAAGGAGATTCTGCAGAGACTTTCTGAGAAGCAGGGGAAGAAAATGAGCTCAGTTGAATCCGCACAAAAAATACCACGCTTTCTCGAGTTCTTTAAG GATCAAATAAACATGGCTGAAGTCAAGTATCCTCTGCAGCATTTTAAG ACGTTCAATGAGTTCTTTATCCGAGAGTTGAAACCTGGTGCAAGACCAATTGCTTGCATGAACCGCAATGATGTTGCTGTATGTGCCGCTGATTGTCGATTAATGGCATTTCAGTCGGTGGAAGATAGTACCAGATTCTGGATCAAG GGCAAAAAGTTTTCAATAAGAGGCCTCCTTGGGAAGAATGTGAATCCAAATGCCTTCCTTGATGGATCTTTGGTTATATTCAGACTAGCACCACAG GATTATCATCGGTTTCATGTCCCTGTCTCTGGAGTCATTGAACAGTTTGTGGATGTTTCTGGAAGCTTATATACA GTTAATCCAATTGCGGTCAATAGCAAGTACTGTAATGTATTCACGGAAAATAAACGAACCGTTGCAATTATATCAACAGCAGAATTTGGAAAG GTTGCTTTTGTTGCAATCGGTGCAACAATGGTTGGTAGCATAAATTTTGTTAGAAAGGAAGGAGAGCATGTGAAGAAAGGAGATGAAGTAAGCAGTTTCAACTTTTCATAA
- the CIA2 gene encoding chloroplast import apparatus 2 (chloroplast import apparatus 2 (CIA2); BEST Arabidopsis thaliana protein match is: CCT motif family protein (TAIR:AT4G25990.1); Has 102 Blast hits to 81 proteins in 17 species: Archae - 0; Bacteria - 0; Metazoa - 5; Fungi - 7; Plants - 54; Viruses - 0; Other Eukaryotes - 36 (source: NCBI BLink).): protein MSACLSSGGGGAAAYSFELEKVKSPPPSSSTTTTRATSPSSTISESSNSPLAISTRKPRTQRKRPNQTYNEAATLLSTAYPNIFSSNLSSKQKTHSSSNSHFYGPLLSDNDDASDLLLPYESIEEPDFLFHPTIQTKTEFFSDQKEVNSGGDCYGGEIEKFDFSDEFDAESILDEDIEEGIDSIMGTVVESNSNSGIYESRVPGMINRGGRSSSNRIGKLEQMMMINSWNRSSNGFNFPLGLGLRSALRENDDTKLWKIHTVDFEQISPRIQTVKTETAISTVDEEKSDGKKVVISGEKSNKKKKKKKMTVTTTLITESKSLEDTEETSLKRTGPLLKLDYDGVLEAWSDKTSPFPDEIQGSEAVDVNVCLTLISS, encoded by the coding sequence atgtcgGCGTGTTTAAGcagcggaggaggaggagcagcAGCATATAGTTTCGAGTTAGAAAAAGTGaaatcaccaccaccatcatcctcaacaacaacaacaagagcTACTTCACCATCATCAACAATCTCCGAATCATCAAATTCACCACTCGCAATCTCAACGAGAAAGCCAAGAACACAACGCAAAAGACCAAACCAGACTTACAACGAAGCAGCTACTCTTCTCTCTACTGCTTATCCCAACATCTTCTCCTCAAACTTGTCCTCTAAGCAAAAAACTCACTCTTCATCAAACTCTCACTTCTACGGGCCATTGCTTAGTGACAACGACGACGCTTCTGATTTGCTTCTTCCTTATGAATCAATCGAAGAACCtgattttctgtttcatcCAACGATTCAAACGAAAACAGAGTTTTTCTCAGACCAGAAGGAAGTTAACTCCGGTGGAGATTGCTACGGTGGTGAAATCGAAAAGTTTGATTTCTCCGACGAATTCGATGCTGAATCGATTCTCGATGAGGATATTGAAGAAGGAATCGATAGTATAATGGGGACTGTGGTGGAATCGAATTCAAATTCGGGGATTTATGAATCTAGGGTTCCGGGAATGATCAATCGCGGTGGAAGAAGTTCTTCTAATCGGATTGGTAAACTAgaacagatgatgatgatcaattCATGGAATCGAAGCTCTAACGGATTCAATTTCCCGTTAGGGCTTGGATTACGAAGTGCTCTCAGAGAAAACGACGACACAAAATTGTGGAAGATTCATACCGTTGATTTCGAACAGATCTCGCCGCGAATTCAAACTGTCAAAACCGAAACTGCAATCTCCACCGTTGATGAGGAGAAATCCGACGGTAAGAAGGTGGTAATCTCTGGAGAGAAGagtaataagaagaagaagaagaagaaaatgacgGTGACGACGACATTGATTACGGAATCGAAAAGCTTGGAAGATACGGAGGAGACGAGTTTGAAGAGAACAGGTCCGTTGTTGAAGCTTGATTACGACGGCGTTTTGGAAGCTTGGTCTGATAAAACGTCGCCGTTTCCCGACGAGATTCAGGGATCGGAAGCTGTCGATGTCAATGTATGTTTAACACTAATCTCTTCTTAA
- the CIA2 gene encoding chloroplast import apparatus 2 (chloroplast import apparatus 2 (CIA2); CONTAINS InterPro DOMAIN/s: CCT domain (InterPro:IPR010402); BEST Arabidopsis thaliana protein match is: CCT motif family protein (TAIR:AT4G25990.2); Has 1391 Blast hits to 1370 proteins in 95 species: Archae - 0; Bacteria - 0; Metazoa - 5; Fungi - 7; Plants - 1340; Viruses - 0; Other Eukaryotes - 39 (source: NCBI BLink).), whose product MSACLSSGGGGAAAYSFELEKVKSPPPSSSTTTTRATSPSSTISESSNSPLAISTRKPRTQRKRPNQTYNEAATLLSTAYPNIFSSNLSSKQKTHSSSNSHFYGPLLSDNDDASDLLLPYESIEEPDFLFHPTIQTKTEFFSDQKEVNSGGDCYGGEIEKFDFSDEFDAESILDEDIEEGIDSIMGTVVESNSNSGIYESRVPGMINRGGRSSSNRIGKLEQMMMINSWNRSSNGFNFPLGLGLRSALRENDDTKLWKIHTVDFEQISPRIQTVKTETAISTVDEEKSDGKKVVISGEKSNKKKKKKKMTVTTTLITESKSLEDTEETSLKRTGPLLKLDYDGVLEAWSDKTSPFPDEIQGSEAVDVNARLAQIDLFGDSGMREASVLRYKEKRRTRLFSKKIRYQVRKLNADQRPRMKVSNPS is encoded by the exons atgtcgGCGTGTTTAAGcagcggaggaggaggagcagcAGCATATAGTTTCGAGTTAGAAAAAGTGaaatcaccaccaccatcatcctcaacaacaacaacaagagcTACTTCACCATCATCAACAATCTCCGAATCATCAAATTCACCACTCGCAATCTCAACGAGAAAGCCAAGAACACAACGCAAAAGACCAAACCAGACTTACAACGAAGCAGCTACTCTTCTCTCTACTGCTTATCCCAACATCTTCTCCTCAAACTTGTCCTCTAAGCAAAAAACTCACTCTTCATCAAACTCTCACTTCTACGGGCCATTGCTTAGTGACAACGACGACGCTTCTGATTTGCTTCTTCCTTATGAATCAATCGAAGAACCtgattttctgtttcatcCAACGATTCAAACGAAAACAGAGTTTTTCTCAGACCAGAAGGAAGTTAACTCCGGTGGAGATTGCTACGGTGGTGAAATCGAAAAGTTTGATTTCTCCGACGAATTCGATGCTGAATCGATTCTCGATGAGGATATTGAAGAAGGAATCGATAGTATAATGGGGACTGTGGTGGAATCGAATTCAAATTCGGGGATTTATGAATCTAGGGTTCCGGGAATGATCAATCGCGGTGGAAGAAGTTCTTCTAATCGGATTGGTAAACTAgaacagatgatgatgatcaattCATGGAATCGAAGCTCTAACGGATTCAATTTCCCGTTAGGGCTTGGATTACGAAGTGCTCTCAGAGAAAACGACGACACAAAATTGTGGAAGATTCATACCGTTGATTTCGAACAGATCTCGCCGCGAATTCAAACTGTCAAAACCGAAACTGCAATCTCCACCGTTGATGAGGAGAAATCCGACGGTAAGAAGGTGGTAATCTCTGGAGAGAAGagtaataagaagaagaagaagaagaaaatgacgGTGACGACGACATTGATTACGGAATCGAAAAGCTTGGAAGATACGGAGGAGACGAGTTTGAAGAGAACAGGTCCGTTGTTGAAGCTTGATTACGACGGCGTTTTGGAAGCTTGGTCTGATAAAACGTCGCCGTTTCCCGACGAGATTCAGGGATCGGAAGCTGTCGATGTCAAT GCTAGATTAGCTCAGATTGATTTGTTCGGAGACAGTGGAATGCGAGAAGCAAGTGTTTTGAGGTACAAAGAGAAACGTCGAACTCGTCTTTTTTCGAAGAAAATTCGATACCAAGTTCGCAAACTCAATGCTGATCAACGTCCTCGAATGAAGGTATCTAACCCATCTTAG